AAACTTGGCCATCTCCTCCTACTGCGATTTTTCCGTTTTTACGGACGGAGAGGATGGTGGTTGCGTGAATTGTTTCCATAAGGATAAAATTCCAAATGGGAAACCTTTGTCGAGAAAAATGGAGGTTACTTTCTTTTGATGAGGACCATCTGGTTTCCAACCTCAAAGGATTGGTCTAAAAAATAATAATCAGTGAGCTCTCGGATCATAAAAAGTCCTATTCCGTGTTCTCTGTAATCACTCACATCAAAACTTCGTAAATCTTTGGGTTCTACTTTTTTACCGTAATCTCTGAGTTTGATTTCCACTCTGTCTTTATCAAATTGGATTTCAATGAAAATGGGTTTGTCTAGGCGACTTGAATAAGCGTGACGAATGATATTGGTGATGGCTTCCCCAATCACCAATTTTAAATCCATGGAATCAAAAAGAGAAAATCCATGTTCTAAACATAAATTGAAAAAATAGTTACGAGTGTGAGAAACAAAACGGGGGTTGGAAGGAATTTGGATACGGACTACTTTTCCGTAGTCCGCATGTTTCGTGGGGTTCGACATTATCCTCTCGGATGGAATTTCTTATGAACTTCCTTTAGAGTTTTATTTGCCATGTGTGTATAAATCTGTGTGGTAGAAATATCGATATGGCCAAGTAACTCTTGCACGGATTTAAGGTCCGCGTGGTTTTCAAGAAGGTGTGTCGCAAACGAGTGACGAAGTGTATGAGGAGTGACTTTTTTCTTGATTTTAGTACGTTTGATGTAGTGGTTTAGTAGTCTCCAAACCGACTTACGATTGATATACGAACCTTTTTTGGAAACAAACACAAAGTCACAGGTTCTTTTTTTGAGAATTTCGGTGCGGCTTTCTACTAGGTAACGTTTGAGGATTTCCAAAGACTTCTCACCAAAAGGAACGAGGCGTTGTCTTCCCCCTTTACCTTCCACAGTGATGGTCATATTTTCCATATCTATATCAGACATTTTTAAATTACATGCCTCTGAAATCCGAAGTCCAGAAGAGTAAAGTAATTCAA
The sequence above is a segment of the Leptospira sp. WS39.C2 genome. Coding sequences within it:
- a CDS encoding ATP-binding protein, with protein sequence MSNPTKHADYGKVVRIQIPSNPRFVSHTRNYFFNLCLEHGFSLFDSMDLKLVIGEAITNIIRHAYSSRLDKPIFIEIQFDKDRVEIKLRDYGKKVEPKDLRSFDVSDYREHGIGLFMIRELTDYYFLDQSFEVGNQMVLIKRK
- the xerD gene encoding site-specific tyrosine recombinase XerD, coding for MGSKLPVSQNQLLQTFQEYLSVEKGLSDNSIYSYGYDLNKFAIFLEKEHINFLEVKANDIMRFLEEERERKISAKTLAREVVAIRQFYKYLRDEKRLDSNPTEKIETPEVARTIPDYLTQAEIEELFRNIKEDNLYELRDKCIFELLYSSGLRISEACNLKMSDIDMENMTITVEGKGGRQRLVPFGEKSLEILKRYLVESRTEILKKRTCDFVFVSKKGSYINRKSVWRLLNHYIKRTKIKKKVTPHTLRHSFATHLLENHADLKSVQELLGHIDISTTQIYTHMANKTLKEVHKKFHPRG